From Elephas maximus indicus isolate mEleMax1 chromosome 25, mEleMax1 primary haplotype, whole genome shotgun sequence, the proteins below share one genomic window:
- the EEF1A2 gene encoding elongation factor 1-alpha 2: MGKEKTHINIVVIGHVDSGKSTTTGHLIYKCGGIDKRTIEKFEKEAAEMGKGSFKYAWVLDKLKAERERGITIDISLWKFETTKYYITIIDAPGHRDFIKNMITGTSQADCAVLIVAAGVGEFEAGISKNGQTREHALLAYTLGVKQLIVGINKMDSTEPPYSEKRYDEIVKEVSAYIKKIGYNPATVPFVPISGWHGDNMLEPSPNMPWFKGWKVERKEGNASGVSLLEALDTILPPTRPTDKPLRLPLQDVYKIGGIGTVPVGRVETGILRPGMVVTFAPVNITTEVKSVEMHHEALSEALPGDNVGFNVKNVSVKDIRRGNVCGDSKSDPPQEAAQFTSQVIILNHPGQISAGYSPVIDCHTAHIACKFAELKEKIDRRSGKKLEDNPKSLKSGDAAIVEMVPGKPMCVESFSQYPPLGRFAVRDMRQTVAVGVIKNVEKKSGGAGKVTKSAQKAQKAGK; encoded by the exons ATGGGGAAGGAGAAGACCCACATCAACATTGTGGTCATCGGCCACGTGGACTCAGGCAAGTCCACCACAACTGGCCACCTCATCTACAAATGCGGGGGCATTGACAAGAGGACCATTGAGAAGTTTGAGAAGGAGGCAGCCGAG ATGGGGAAAGGTTCCTTCAAGTATGCCTGGGTGCTGGACAAGCTGAAGGCAGAGCGTGAGCGTGGCATCACCATTGACATCTCCCTGTGGAAGTTCGAGACCACCAAGTACTACATCACCATCATTGACGCCCCGGGCCACCGCGACTTCATCAAGAACATGATCACCGGCACATCCCAG GCTGACTGTGCAGTGCTGATCGTGGCTGCGGGCGTGGGAGAGTTCGAGGCCGGCATCTCCAAGAACGGGCAGACACGGGAGCATGCTCTGCTGGCCTACACACTGGGTGTGAAGCAGCTCATCGTGGGTATCAACAAGATGGACTCCACGGAGCCACCCTACAGTGAGAAACGTTATGACGAGATCGTCAAGGAGGTCAGCGCCTACATCAAGAAGATCGGCTACAACCCAGCCACTGTGCCCTTTGTGCCCATCTCCGGCTGGCACGGTGACAACATGCTGGAGCCCTCGCCCAAC ATGCCGTGGTTCAAAGGCTGGAAAGTGGAGCGCAAGGAAGGCAACGCCAGTGGCGTGTCCCTGCTGGAGGCCCTGGACACCATCCTGCCCCCCACACGCCCCACCGACAAGCCCCTGCGCCTGCCACTGCAGGATGTGTACAAAATTGGCG GCATCGGCACGGTGCCCGTGGGCCGTGTGGAGACAGGCATCCTGCGCCCTGGCATGGTGGTGACCTTCGCGCCCGTGAATATCACCACGGAGGTGAAGTCAGTGGAGATGCACCATGAGGCGCTGAGCGAGGCCTTGCCTGGCGACAACGTCGGCTTCAACGTGAAAAACGTGTCTGTCAAGGACATCCGCCGGGGAAATGTGTGCGGGGACAGCAAGTCGGACCCACCACAGGAGGCTGCCCAGTTCACCTCCCAG GTCATCATCCTGAACCACCCTGGGCAGATCAGCGCCGGCTACTCACCGGTCATTGACTGCCACACAGCCCACATTGCCTGCAAGTTTGCGGAGCTGAAGGAAAAGATAGACCGGCGCTCCGGCAAGAAGCTGGAGGACAACCCCAAGTCTCTGAAGTCAGGCGACGCAGCCATTGTGGAGATGGTCCCGGGAAAGCCCATGTGTGTGGAGAGCTTCTCCCAGTACCCGCCTCTCG GCCGCTTCGCTGTGCGCGACATGCGGCAGACGGTGGCCGTGGGCGTCATCAAGAACGTGGAGAAAAAAAGCGGCGGGGCCGGCAAGGTCACCAAGTCCGCACAGAAGGCGCAGAAGGCGGGCAAGTGA